A genomic window from Cinclus cinclus chromosome 5, bCinCin1.1, whole genome shotgun sequence includes:
- the MMAA gene encoding methylmalonic aciduria type A protein, mitochondrial, which translates to MKIPSLLLRFPYCYFSRRIYFLNFRFASRADFLGVESLVPARRCHTKWICSSNGLRRELCQQAAPEQQVERLSDWEQRLVDRLYHGLIQGHRACLAEAITLIESTQSRKKKVAQVLLQKVLSYHREQEKLNQGKPLAFRVGLSGPPGAGKSTFIECFGKMLTERKHKVAVLAVDPSSSTSGGSLLGDKTRMTELSKDMNAYIRPSPTSGTLGGVTRTTNEAILLCEGGGYNVVLVETVGVGQSEFAVADMVDMFILLLPPAGGDELQGIKRGIIEMADLVAVTKADGDLVVPARRIQAEYVSAMKLLRKRSKVWRPKVMRISAKTGEGISDMWDKMTEFRDLMLTSGELVAKRRKQQKVWMWNLIQENMLEHFRSHLAVKDKIPLLEEQVLRGVLSPGLAADLLLKAFKDGL; encoded by the exons ATGAAGatcccctctctgctgctgagatTTCCTTATTGTTATTTCTCCAGAAGAATTTACTTCTTGAACTTTCGCTTTGCTTCCCGAGCAGATTTCCTGGGCGTTGAATCTCTTGTGCCAGCGCGCCGCTGTCATACAAAATGGATTTGTTCATCAAATGGTTTGAGGagagagctgtgccagcaggcTGCCCCTGAGCAGCAAGTAGAGAGACTTTCTGACTGGGAGCAGAGACTTGTAGACAGACTTTACCATGGGTTAATCCAGGGCCACAGAGCCTGTTTAGCTGAAGCTATTACACTTATAGAATCAACTCAGAGTAGGAAGAAGAAAGTAGCCCAGGTGCTCCTTCAGAAGGTATTATCCTACCACAGGGAACAAGAAAAGTTAAATCAAGGAAAGCCACTTGCCTTTAGAGTGG GGTTGTCTGGTCctcctggtgctgggaaatCGACCTTCATAGAATGCTTTGGGAAAATgcttacagaaagaaaacacaaagtgGCTGTGTTGGCTGTAGACCCTTCCTCTAGTACAAGTGGTG GTTCCCTACTGGGTGATAAAACACGGATGACTGAGTTGTCAAAAGACATGAATGCATACATCAGGCCATCTCCAACCagtgggacactgggaggtgtcACAAGGACCACAAATGAAGCCATTCTGCTCTGTGAAGGAGGAGGCTACAATGTTGTTCTTGTGGAAACAGTAG gtGTGGGCCAGTCAGAATTTGCTGTGGCTGATATGGTTGATATGTTTATATTACTGCTACCACCTGCGGGTGGAGATGAATTACag GGCATCAAACGGGGCATCATTGAGATGGCAGATCTGGTTGCTGTCACTAAGGCTGATGGTGATTTAGTTGTGCCTGCCCGGAGAATCCAGGCTGAGTACGTCAGTGCTATGAAGCTGCTTCGAAAGCGTTCAAAGGTTTGGAGGCCAAAG GTAATGCGCATCTCTGCCAAAACCGGGGAGGGGATCTCGGATATGTGGGATAAAATGACCGAGTTCCGTGACCTCATGCTCACAAGTGGCGAGCTGGTTGCCAAACGACGGAAGCAGCAGAAAGTGTGGATGTGGAACCTCATCCAGGAAAACATGCTGGAGCATTTCCGGAGTCACTTGGCAGTCAAGGATAAGATCCCACTTCTGGAAGAACAAGTTCTTAGAGGAGTCTTGTctcctgggctggcagcagacCTGCTTCTGAAGGCATTCAAAGATGGTCTCTAA